The genome window TTGTAACAACTTTTGGTTTCTTGGCTATAAAAACTTACTTGTTCAGTATTCAGGAAATCTAGCAATACTATTCCGATTAACAACTATGCATCTATCAAtttcaaagaaaatattaatcaAAACTGTCAAGACTTTTTGTAAAAacgtttttgaaaaaaaagtgGCGAGTGTTATAACTTACCCCGTGATTGGGGCTAGTTGTAACGAGCTGGGGGCAAATTGTAACATTAGGAattttaaaacagttttacattttataaagatttatttGGCATAAAAAACAACAGGTTTAAAATGTTCAAGTAATCAAGCAATCCAAAATTTCAGCCCTGAGCTAGTAATCAGATATTTTAGCTTCTTCTTCCTCTTGAAAACCAATCTGGGTTTGACATAGCCGAATGATAAAGATATGTTACTCTTTTAATTTTTCACATATCCATATAACGTAACATATCTATATAAGTAAATgacataaattaaaagtttttgcGGCTTTTCGTACACTGATTCTATTTTCTAAGACTTCAGCAGAGGCCAATTCGTAAACATCTTGACTTTGGCTAGCACATGTAGATTTTCTTTTGTAGTGTCTCATTCTGAAATAGAATTAACGAAGTTAAACGAAAAAGTATTCAAAATACtaaaagaataaatttaagtacGTCCGCAAAATTGTAtaactaataaatacataagagGTTACATGTTACAACTAGCCCCGTAAAACTGTTACAACATACCCCATaggatagtttttttaaataacattttttttaaataaaccgcttaattacctattataaaattaaaattaattataatgaaattattaaacaaaaactgcaaaacaatatgaattttatgctattcaatttcatataaacaaaaaaaagtccGTTACCTTGCTTTTTCGGAGCGCCTACTCAACACTGCTTCCTGCGCCATCCGGCGGGATGCTGACCGCACTTAGATGATACATTGCGTATTAAGTAGTACATTGGATAgaaaatcaaataaatgttCTTCTATTACGTAGCTAACAACGCTTGTTACTACTTGCCCCTGTTACAACTAGCCCCCCGCTCCCCTACCTAGCTAAGGAACGACGGCTCGGGTCCATCTAACTGCAATTGGTAATCACAGCTTAGAAGTAAATAATACCTTATTATGATTAACATAAACAGGTGTAGCaaaagtaggtagttagttgCCTACTAAAGAAAGCCGAAAGAGCCAACTCTccatagtatttttttttaccaataCTTAGGTAGATAGACTAGATTCATGATTctttgaaattagtatttatACCCTTGCCCCATCAAAGTCAAGGTAGGCTTCCAACCACATTTTCGATACCTGCGCTTCTACTTGCTCAGCACTTTATGACGAACTCACGACTAAGTTTCACCGCTTAAGATTTATGGCCATGCCTAAACGTGCTCCTAAGTTGTGAAGAGAGACAATGGAGTGGTTTATGCGGATATAAAATACTTTGTGTCTTCTACGCTGCTGATATTAAAATTCACAGGTAGATGAAGTACTTTACATAGGTCCTAGGTAAGAggaagtacttatgtatgtaggtaatggCAGTAATGGTTCCAATCTCAAGCTCCGTAAGTTTACCTGAGTACAGAACAGCAGAAAAACTGTTTGCTGCCGACAGGCTAAGTTAAGTATAACCTTTAGGTGAGATTTGGTTATACTTAactgtgtaggtacctacctggAGTTAAGTACCTTTTATGAATCATATTCTACtatgataataattttattgttgacATGAGGTCTAATTACAGTAGATTAATTACACTATAGTGAAACGTTTAAGAATACCGTCTACAGCTACCGTAACCGCACCCTCAAAATAATAACTGAGCTAGCCAAATGCTGTCAAATTAACATAATCTGTAGAACACAGAACAGATTTTGTCTTGTATTCACTGTCACTTGTTATTATTTACTGACATTTCGATTCTCGATTTACGaaaacaaacattaattttagcATCAAAAATAAggaaatttcaataaaaatgataGCCAGACCATGGACAGACGACTTACAAAAATGCCCACACACTTGTGTGGGCCAGTACATATCAAGAATCGGCGTGAATTCTGAAAATGATGACTATTTGTGCTTCTACGGTCAACTGGAAGATTCTAGCCCGTAAGTCCCATCATTTACTCATCCGCTACAAAAAGTAAGTTATTATATCTCGGCCACATTCAGTTACCTTATCGTAAAAGGCTTGTCGAGTTTGGTATCATGTACTTATAGGAGTCATCTTAATATTTTCCAGTACAGTATACTTAACAGTGTTGGTAGGAGTTAGTTACTTACCCACTGTTACAAAGAACTCAGGCACATATGGCTGGCTAATCCTCGCATTACACTGAAAAGGAGAAGAATACACTTACGAGTATGTAATCAGATTAGGTCTCAAGTTAACTGTTGTGTACCTAAATACACTTCCCcccttataataaaataaagatagaCCTGCTTTAGTACCAACTTTAGACTACTAATTTGTGTGTTGTCTATAACCAGGACTATCTTTAgtctatgttttataataaggggaAGTTTGTTTCCAACTTCCAGTTGCTTGTACGGTGTGTTTGAGCCACACAATGGGGTGGAAGCGGCTCGGTTCATCATGCAGAGGATGGCCGTGGAGATACTGTTCGGACAAATCACTGCAGAGAGCAGCGATGAAGAGATACGAGACATTTTAAGGTAATTCTATAACCGATTATGGTTATATTTATAGAAATATGAGACATTTTAAGGTAATTCTATAACCGATTATggttataaaatatgaaaaaaaggtttttttgtaGTAGTAGTTGGTTTAAATCCAACGTATAAATGCTTCATGACTGAAGACATCTTGAAGATTGATGATTGATcattactaagagtaatttcttccagactaccttggaggagagaaattatacaaaagaaaaggggaaagtgcaaaaaatcaagtaattaattaattaggatCATAATTCTTCGTATTCCAGGAATGCGTTTGTGGCTGTGGAGAAGGCGTACATAGAGAACTATGACGGTATGATAGCGGAGAGGACCAGCCTGCAATACTCACTGCAAACACTGTCTGAGAGTCAGGTAAATTgcacttattattatagttttacCATCAACCTTTCTGCACTCATTTTGATGAAAATCAACTCTACATTCATATATGatagttattaaaaaacaGCTCTTCTCTCCTCATCCCCAGGGTCCTAAATCCCGAGACAGCATCCTCGCCCGCCTCAAGGAGATAGACCAGCAGCTATCAGCCGGGGCGACGGCGGTGGTGGCGCTCGTGCACAACTCCAAACTGTTCGTGGCCAACGTAGGCGAGGCCAGGGCTCTGCTTTGCAGGTATTttggttatttatttattttattttaggaaaacttacagcacaATTTGAAGGTATAACAATAGAATGAGCAGTAAAAGGCCTTTTACAAGTTTCCACTGATagaaataacttaataatatttacgctAGTACAAAGTAGCaaactaaagtaggtacattagcATATTATCTACGCCTAATCAAACGTACTATACTGTATATATGTAAAGCTACAAAGATGTTTACTAACAATTACACTGTtgtgaaaatatataatacataaacTCTTACACTCAGTTGCAGAAAGCCTCTTTAAAATGCCACATTAGCAATTATGTCATTACCACTAATGAttccattatttattacataaaaaaaaatactttcgcatttataatattaagttaggatgcgaaactgtgtctgtctgtctgtctgttactctttcacgccaaaactactgaacggatttgaatgaaatttggtatacatatggtatagaccctgggaaagaacataggctactttttattccgtaattcccacgggaaaactttttacggcgaagcgaagctcgcgggaacagctagtatgcCATATTATATTCCCTTTTACAATACAGAACATAAACTCACTAAACATGCAATTCAAAAAACTACTTTActtaaagtaaattattttattaaactattatAGACCTCTTATCGTACCTGGCTCAAAGGTTTCCATAATGCTTGCTGCATTACCTCGCTGTATAACCAGAgagatatttttatatgtcaTGTAAGGACTAGAAGGAGGTCATTGATAGGAATAGGTGGAAAACCCAGGGACATACTATATTTTGTCTAGCTGTGCcaatagaataaataaataaaaattaggGGAAAAATACTTACGTTTAAACAACTTAAGTGTATCTGCCCGCCTAATGTGATCTGTAACATTATTAAAGCTTTTTTCTTAGACAAGTAAACCACTATCTCAGGCTTTTGTACATTATCATAAATGCATAACCAATCTGCACTTTGTAAGTGCCACCAATGAAGTAAGTAATTTACGGTTTCTGAACTTTGACAAGGTGAACAGAAAGTATATGTTTATAGCGCTGAATGTATGTCTTTATTTTACAGGACAGATGAAAACTCGGTGCTAAGAGTGGTGCAGTTATCTGTGGACCACAGCCTGAAGAATGAAGACGAACTGCTGAGGTTAAGGCAACTGGGGCTTGATATCAAGAAACTAAGGAATGGTGAGTTCTTTATAccattactagctgttcccgatAGCTTCGCTTTGTCtgtaaaagttttcccgtgggaattccgggatataGTAgtatatgtgttaatccacgGTGTCAGCTacctccataccaaatttcgttaaaatgGGTTCGGCCATTTTGACGTGATGgtaacatacacacatactttcgcatttataatattagtagcaTTAGCCCTTCTACTCCTGGGCATGTCTCAAGCAAGACCTATTATCATTATTCATAAGTTTAAAACTAAGCATGTCTGCATCATACAGCAAAGcaactaaattttaataaaattcaaaaatggACACTGAAGTAATGTTCCTTGGGGTACGCCATTTTTAACAAGAAGTCTCTTTTCGTTTAACTTTCTATTACCTTCAGTTTAAATATGACTATATGAAATCTAAATAAGCCTCAGCCTGATGTAGGTAGTTCGGTAACTAATTAGAATATTTTCACATAATTATTGCAGGtggtaaaacaatatttttttcgcctATAAAATACGCTGTCTCCTTACAAGAATTGGGAGCCACTTCGATTGAGCACGATACTCTGAAATGTGATCGTACTTACGTAATCCGAAAATGAATCGGATACATAAATTCTAGAGAATTTCGACTTTGTTGAGTAGCTCTTCAGTGAGGTCAGGATAGCTTACGTATTATCTTCCCATTTTCCAGCGCAATACCTGGGCAACCAGAGCGGCACCCGTTGTCTCGGCAACTACTTAGTGAAGGGCCTGTACGGAGCGTTCCCGACCCTgcgcggcgccgccgccgagcccgtgcgcgccgccgccgagctCGCGCCGCCCGTGCCGCTCAGTAGCCAGGACAGGTGAGTCGATGAATGATGCATTCAGTATGTCACTTGTAAACCGGCGTTCTCAATGCCAGGGCGTAGGCCGCCTGTACCGCTCAGCAGCCAGGATAGTTGagtatttcattcattcaatttgGAATTCGTTCAGTAGTTCATTAATTCATTCGTTCAGTAAGCTACCGCTGAGTAGCCAGGACAGGTGAgtaattcattcattcactctATTAATCTTCATTCGGTCATTCTTTGTTGAGTAAGCTACCCCGGATCCCAGCCAGCCTGTACCGCATAATAAAAATTAGTGAgtcgttcattcattcattcgttTAGTAAGCTACCCCGTAGCTGAGTTCGTCTGTATCGTTGAATATTCAGAATAGGTGATTGTTCATTCATTAATTCGTTCGCTCATTAAGATAGTAAGTAGTCAGGATAATTGATTCGTTTATTAATTCGTCCATTTAATCATTAGTAAGCTACCATGGGGATGAGTCCGCCTCTATACTGCTAAGTAAGTATAGATCAGTAGTTGATTCATTAATCCACTAGGCTACAGAGCGGCCCCCGGTGCCTCGGCAACTACCTGGTGAAGGGTCTGTGCGGCGCGTCCCCGACcctgcgcgccgccgcc of Plutella xylostella chromosome 26, ilPluXylo3.1, whole genome shotgun sequence contains these proteins:
- the LOC105398817 gene encoding TGF-beta-activated kinase 1 and MAP3K7-binding protein 1 isoform X1, with product MIARPWTDDLQKCPHTCVGQYISRIGVNSENDDYLCFYGQLEDSSPCLYGVFEPHNGVEAARFIMQRMAVEILFGQITAESSDEEIRDILRNAFVAVEKAYIENYDGMIAERTSLQYSLQTLSESQGPKSRDSILARLKEIDQQLSAGATAVVALVHNSKLFVANVGEARALLCRTDENSVLRVVQLSVDHSLKNEDELLRLRQLGLDIKKLRNAQYLGNQSGTRCLGNYLVKGLYGAFPTLRGAAAEPVRAAAELAPPVPLSSQDRFLVLVSSGVYKRIQEVKGNSEQTNKHLAQIIVENFRKQTDFKKLSQSVLTEIEDEFNTYCMNNNLTPKPTHMGLLIRNFNFPLPNQKETLTQSEKNQVTKQNAVRFNPIVQSKSTTLLNESDSLDDEVCTESSQEKSEIDNGNRRTDPNRRIKGYVDFSCYYENVEKARKNGTLPSFIK
- the LOC105398817 gene encoding TGF-beta-activated kinase 1 and MAP3K7-binding protein 1 isoform X2, giving the protein MIARPWTDDLQKCPHTCVGQYISRIGVNSENDDYLCFYGQLEDSSPCLYGVFEPHNGVEAARFIMQRMAVEILFGQITAESSDEEIRDILRNAFVAVEKAYIENYDGMIAERTSLQYSLQTLSESQGPKSRDSILARLKEIDQQLSAGATAVVALVHNSKLFVANVGEARALLCRTDENSVLRVVQLSVDHSLKNEDELLRLRQLGLDIKKLRNAQYLGNQSGTRCLGNYLVKGLYGAFPTLRGAAAEPVRAAAELAPPVPLSSQDRFLVLVSSGVYKRIQEVKGNSEQTNKHLAQIIVENFRKQTDFKKLSQSVLTEIEDEFNTYCMNNNLTPKPTHMGLLIRNFNFPLPNQKETLTQSEKNQVTKQNAVRFNPIVQSKSTTLLNESDSLDDEVCTESSQEKSEIDNGNRRTDPNRRIKGYVDFSCYYENVEKARKNGTLPSFIK